A region from the Pseudonocardia petroleophila genome encodes:
- a CDS encoding DUF2516 family protein, which produces MDVLDNYILWGIGLLAIPVGGYAFVHALMQRADAFTAADKLTKPAWLGITGASVLILIVFYGGLGSSGSLFWLAALVASLVYIVDVKPAIVGVQGGGPHW; this is translated from the coding sequence CTGGATGTCCTGGATAACTACATCCTGTGGGGCATCGGGTTGCTCGCGATCCCCGTCGGCGGTTACGCCTTCGTGCACGCGCTGATGCAGCGGGCCGACGCGTTCACCGCCGCCGACAAGCTCACCAAGCCCGCCTGGCTCGGCATCACCGGCGCCAGCGTGCTGATCCTCATCGTCTTCTACGGCGGCCTGGGCAGCAGCGGCTCACTGTTCTGGCTGGCCGCGCTCGTGGCGTCGCTGGTCTACATCGTCGACGTGAAGCCGGCGATCGTCGGTGTCCAGGGCGGCGGACCGCACTGGTGA